A window of the Mycobacteriales bacterium genome harbors these coding sequences:
- a CDS encoding NYN domain-containing protein, with amino-acid sequence MASAADSRRLAVLIDGDNTTPTIIGALLGEIAKYGSATVKRAYGDWTTPNLRGWKEAINTHAIQPMQQFAYTTGKNSTDSALIIDAMDLLYTGNLDGFCLVSSDSDFTKLASRLRESGKTVYGFGEPKTPRSLVAACDKFVYLDVLRIAEEPEQSTEKAAVARAPIRKSASELRTDARLLTLLRDGVGAASDDDGWANLGGVGSHVAKQEPAFDSRNWGYAKLIDLVTAIELFEVERAAGQGVRVRVRPKGPSAKKAAAKRAPAASKP; translated from the coding sequence ATGGCCTCAGCCGCAGACTCCCGCAGGCTCGCTGTCCTCATCGACGGCGACAACACCACGCCGACGATCATTGGGGCTCTGCTCGGCGAGATCGCGAAGTACGGCAGTGCGACCGTCAAGCGGGCCTACGGCGACTGGACCACGCCCAACCTCCGCGGCTGGAAGGAAGCGATCAATACCCACGCGATCCAGCCGATGCAGCAGTTCGCCTACACGACGGGCAAGAACTCCACCGATAGCGCGCTGATCATCGACGCGATGGACTTGCTGTACACCGGGAACCTGGACGGCTTCTGTCTGGTTTCCTCCGACAGTGACTTCACCAAGCTCGCCTCCCGGCTCCGGGAGTCTGGGAAGACCGTCTACGGGTTTGGTGAGCCGAAGACACCTCGCTCGCTTGTGGCCGCCTGTGACAAGTTCGTGTACCTGGATGTGCTGCGCATCGCCGAGGAGCCGGAGCAATCCACGGAGAAGGCCGCGGTTGCTAGGGCCCCGATACGCAAGAGCGCGAGCGAGCTCCGCACTGACGCTAGGTTGCTGACACTGCTGCGGGATGGGGTTGGCGCGGCATCGGACGACGACGGCTGGGCCAATCTCGGAGGCGTTGGCAGCCATGTCGCCAAGCAGGAGCCCGCCTTCGACTCCCGCAACTGGGGATACGCCAAGTTGATCGATCTCGTGACTGCGATCGAACTCTTCGAGGTGGAGCGGGCCGCGGGCCAAGGGGTGCGGGTGCGGGTGCGTCCAAAGGGTCCTTCGGCCAAGAAGGCAGCAGCCAAAAGGGCGCCTGCGGCAAGCAAGCCCTAG